One window of the Candidatus Polarisedimenticolia bacterium genome contains the following:
- a CDS encoding outer membrane lipoprotein carrier protein LolA produces the protein MLLVLHADAAQAPAPPDPPPVEILRTIQRAYRDSPGLVARFSQVVTSGSLPTPQREEGTLYLKPPGKMRWEYSRPKGKLAITDGEKATLYLPEDRAVLMGPVKDLEGSALTARLLGGTASLEEEFRVEAQRSSGDARLWVLRLSPRTADFPYDSVTVEASREGWIQSIRLLDPLGNRIEYRFERIRSDKNLPEKLFRFDIPRGVEIQTFGGKAGAPASP, from the coding sequence ATGCTGCTCGTGCTGCATGCGGACGCCGCGCAGGCGCCGGCCCCCCCCGATCCGCCGCCCGTGGAAATCCTGCGCACCATCCAGCGAGCTTACCGCGATTCGCCCGGGCTGGTGGCGCGTTTCTCTCAGGTGGTCACGTCGGGATCGCTTCCCACGCCTCAGCGCGAGGAAGGGACGCTCTACCTGAAACCTCCGGGAAAGATGCGTTGGGAGTACTCGCGACCGAAGGGGAAGCTGGCGATCACCGACGGGGAGAAGGCGACGCTCTACCTTCCCGAGGACCGGGCGGTGCTGATGGGGCCGGTGAAGGATCTGGAAGGAAGCGCGCTCACGGCGAGGCTGCTGGGCGGCACCGCTTCCCTCGAGGAGGAGTTCCGCGTCGAGGCGCAGCGCTCCTCCGGCGATGCGCGGCTCTGGGTGCTGAGACTGTCGCCGCGTACGGCCGATTTTCCCTACGACTCGGTGACGGTGGAGGCTTCGCGGGAGGGCTGGATCCAGTCGATTCGCCTGCTCGATCCTCTGGGAAACCGGATCGAATACCGCTTCGAACGGATCCGATCGGACAAGAATCTCCCGGAGAAGCTCTTCCGGTTCGACATCCCGCGGGGCGTGGAGATCCAGACCTTCGGCGGCAAGGCGGGCGCTCCGGCTTCTCCTTGA
- a CDS encoding YajQ family cyclic di-GMP-binding protein encodes MAQENSFDIVCKVDLQEVDNAVQQVMKEIRTRYDFKGSKSEIRREELELHLLADDDYKRRSVQEMLSQRLAARKVPLKSLTFGKPEEAAGGMMRQTITLQQGIPTEQAKEIVKLIKGTGKKVQAAIQGDLVRVRGKSRDDLQSIMQVLRSSSLPFEMQFENYR; translated from the coding sequence ATGGCTCAAGAAAACTCCTTCGACATCGTGTGCAAGGTGGATCTGCAGGAGGTGGACAATGCCGTCCAGCAGGTCATGAAGGAGATCCGCACACGCTACGACTTCAAGGGAAGCAAGAGCGAGATTCGCCGCGAAGAGCTCGAGCTGCACCTGCTCGCCGACGACGATTACAAGCGCCGCAGCGTGCAGGAGATGCTCAGCCAGCGGCTGGCGGCGCGCAAAGTTCCGCTCAAGTCGCTCACTTTCGGCAAGCCGGAGGAGGCGGCCGGCGGGATGATGCGGCAGACGATCACCCTGCAGCAGGGGATCCCGACGGAGCAGGCCAAGGAGATCGTCAAGCTCATCAAGGGGACGGGGAAGAAGGTGCAGGCCGCCATCCAGGGAGATCTGGTGCGGGTGCGCGGCAAGAGCCGTGACGACCTGCAATCGATCATGCAGGTCCTGAGGTCCAGCTCGCTGCCGTTCGAGATGCAATTCGAGAACTATCGATAG
- a CDS encoding carboxypeptidase-like regulatory domain-containing protein produces the protein MRRRFGQGIMGALVACLLAAASAVAAAEPPAEVVIHGRIVDAAGKPLAEYPVRLIKTKTTLNLLHFSTGSQQAEVGRTTTDAEGKFELRVQPDPKFDYFYLRFYDPKTFDPVRYAVPADQNITKTFKSKTEVQADAVIRDHPDWAKVSSMVTEYGPDSNRGKILRSMGLPERRQTLPDSPGRENWWYYAKGLCYQLQGDQVLHKRTFDPVLPPRPSA, from the coding sequence ATGCGACGACGATTCGGGCAGGGAATCATGGGAGCGCTCGTCGCGTGCCTCCTGGCCGCTGCTTCGGCCGTTGCGGCGGCGGAGCCGCCCGCCGAGGTCGTCATCCACGGGAGGATCGTGGACGCCGCCGGCAAGCCGCTCGCCGAGTATCCCGTCCGCCTCATCAAGACCAAGACGACGCTGAACCTGCTGCATTTCAGCACCGGCAGCCAGCAGGCGGAGGTCGGCCGGACCACCACCGACGCCGAGGGAAAGTTCGAGCTGCGGGTGCAGCCCGATCCCAAGTTCGACTATTTCTACCTGCGTTTCTACGATCCGAAGACCTTCGATCCGGTGCGCTACGCCGTCCCCGCCGATCAGAACATCACCAAGACCTTCAAGAGCAAAACCGAGGTGCAGGCCGACGCGGTCATCCGCGACCATCCCGACTGGGCCAAGGTTTCGTCGATGGTGACGGAGTACGGCCCCGACTCGAACCGCGGCAAGATTCTGCGCAGCATGGGGCTGCCCGAGCGGCGCCAGACTCTCCCCGATTCGCCCGGCCGGGAGAACTGGTGGTACTACGCCAAGGGGCTGTGCTACCAGCTCCAGGGCGACCAGGTCCTGCACAAGCGCACCTTCGATCCTGTCCTGCCTCCGCGGCCTTCGGCGTGA
- a CDS encoding polyprenyl synthetase family protein has product MSQSIRALPGSFLFSDVLGLVGVKLADVEAEVARNLHSDIGVIDELGTYLSNGSGKRLRPLLLLLSAQMSGYRGDRDVLFASVFEFIHTATLVHDDVIDGATLRRGRSSLNAAWGNSLTVLLGDYLYIKSMSMALTADDLRVIKILADITLKMIEGELIQQRRLGDIGVSAEEHLDIVRRKTACLFSGCSLVGGVLGSVGRQREAALESYGTNLGMAFQIVDDMLDFTSNEKTLGKPVASDLREGKVTLPLIYLLEQGDESIRRKIAWVLEDGDFSRVESREIVELVREHGTLEKTRALARQYGERARMELRHFTDSPARRALESLPDLILSRDR; this is encoded by the coding sequence TTGAGCCAATCGATCCGCGCGCTGCCGGGGAGCTTCCTCTTCTCCGACGTTCTCGGACTGGTCGGCGTCAAGCTGGCCGATGTCGAGGCCGAGGTCGCGCGTAACCTGCATTCCGACATCGGCGTCATCGACGAGCTCGGCACCTACCTCTCCAACGGATCCGGCAAGCGGCTGCGCCCGCTCCTGCTGCTGCTGTCGGCGCAGATGTCGGGCTACCGCGGCGACCGCGACGTGCTGTTCGCCTCCGTTTTCGAGTTCATCCACACGGCGACGCTGGTGCACGACGACGTCATCGACGGGGCGACGCTGCGACGCGGGCGATCCTCGCTCAACGCCGCGTGGGGCAACAGCCTGACGGTCCTCCTCGGCGACTACCTCTACATCAAGTCGATGTCGATGGCGCTGACGGCCGACGACCTCCGGGTCATCAAGATCCTGGCCGATATCACCCTCAAGATGATCGAGGGGGAGCTGATCCAGCAGCGGCGGCTGGGAGATATCGGCGTCTCGGCGGAGGAGCATCTCGACATCGTGCGGCGCAAGACCGCCTGTTTGTTCTCGGGCTGCTCCCTGGTGGGCGGCGTGCTGGGAAGCGTCGGCAGGCAGCGCGAGGCGGCGCTGGAGAGCTATGGCACGAACCTCGGGATGGCCTTCCAGATCGTCGACGACATGCTCGATTTCACCTCCAACGAGAAGACGCTGGGAAAGCCGGTGGCTTCCGATCTCCGCGAAGGCAAAGTCACCCTGCCGCTCATCTACCTTCTGGAGCAGGGCGACGAATCGATTCGGCGGAAGATTGCCTGGGTCCTGGAGGACGGCGACTTCTCCCGCGTCGAGAGCCGCGAGATCGTCGAGCTGGTCCGGGAACACGGGACGCTCGAGAAGACCCGCGCCCTCGCCAGGCAATACGGCGAGCGGGCCCGCATGGAGCTGAGACACTTCACCGATTCACCGGCTCGGCGCGCCCTGGAATCGCTGCCCGACCTGATTCTGTCGCGCGATCGTTAA